From Quercus robur chromosome 8, dhQueRobu3.1, whole genome shotgun sequence:
tatatatatatatattatatggttgaagatataatttataattttatatataatatattatatggtCGGAAGTACTTTGATTTTGATTCACGATAATCACTTACTGCACATCGGGACACAATTCTAATGTGTGAATAAAATAATGTGTaacacagcaaaaaaaaaaaaaaacaaaagaatgagATAATGAGTATGATCGGAGAAGAGATCGAATCTCAACACTGCATCAAAAATGTCAAAGAGTTGTGCATTATTATGACAAATCTagttattgaaaattttagtttcattCGGCACATGAAGCATTATCCTCATAATTCGGCATGCTATTTTCGCCATTAAAAAAAGGATTAACGTATCACAATACCTTGCTTTTatacaaatattattttatatatcagCTCAGCAGAAACATGTAGGAgacataaaaaacatgcaagagcatgaacaaaaaaaagacaaaatgttTACATATAGATCAGGTTGCAATATATAATTATTCATGAAATATGTCTATCACATTATGGCATAATTGCTAGGGTATTGATCAGAAACCACTGCATGTGCATGGTACAAGGGGTACTTATTAGGATAAGCCACTGTATTTGCATGGTACAAGGGTACTGGATATTGACTTGGAGTTGGGTCTGTTGGGTTTGTTTGCTCAGCATGCCGAATTATATgtgaaaaacgcagctatagcccataaaaacgcagctataggatATAGCTGCGTTTCCAAACACGGCTTATGCGACAAGGCTATAGGCCCTTGCGGGGACCTAGAGCTACGTTTCTAAAAACGCAGCTCTAGATAgttctatagccgcgtttttcaCCCATAAGTTTgagacctatagctgcgttttatAGAAAACGCAGTTATATGCCCAGTTTGGGCTGCGTTTCAAACGCGGCTGTAAGCTCAGACCTGTAGCTGTGTTTTTtaaaacacggctatagacCATCTTTGGACTACATTTAGAAACGCCGCTAAAGTCCCCTGCATTTGTTggtctatagccgcatttttaaaaacgcggctaataggtccttttttttttttttttggctaaacacAATTCCTGCCCAAGTAATTACAATTCTGTAAGCACTCAACAATTGCCAAAACCCAACAAGTTCCCAACCAATTACTAGCAAACAAAACTAGTTCAACAATTACATTTTTTGCAAATGTGATGGAGAATCACTGTCCATGGCATTCCACAAAATACGCAGAACAAAACAATGAAATAGCATCTCAAGATACATGCTGAAATGAGTAGCATCCTATAGAGATAGAATATCTACAGTAAACTACCTTGCAGAAATTCAGTAACTCACAAATATCCAATCTTCAGCTCATGGATTTCTAAGAGCTACCAACCGCTTCTCAAGCTCATCAACTCCCAAACTGCATGGGCCAAAATTCCATGGTTgatcaaaaacaagaaagagtagagaattttattttattttttgaatagcAAGGAAAGAGTAGAGAAAATGAACACAGTTCTGGATTTGCAAATGAAATTCCCGCCCACCTGGGGGGTGAGGGGTTGGTAAAATGAAGATACAATTTATTGCATAAAACTAATAGACAATTATTTTGGTAGACATGGAATGCACCTCGCACAACAATCAAAAATATATAGTctataagaaaaagaacaaacaagTGCTTTAGAACAACATATTAACATCAATTAATTTAGTAATAAACCTAAACAcaacacaataaataaatatgatttaaaCCTAAACAGCATATCATCCCAAGACATACACATTTTTCAATAGAAAATTGCTAAATCAGGTAAGTAATCAAATCACAAAATCCAGCTAGTGATTCTCCAGTCAATTGACTCTAACAGTGATAATTAAAACACATAAATGTTGCCATGTCATGAAATAAGTGCTgtagagaaaataaattaaataaataaaccttgtTGTAAAAGTGACACAACATTGAAGCACCCCAACCCCGACTACCTGTCTCTTCACTATTAGTCATCGTAAAGATTTCTCTCCACCTACAAACACAATAATCCAAGTCTGAGACACAAAATCACTAGCTagattacttattaaaaaaaaaaaaaaaaattcactagctaaatgaaaaagtaaatatttGCAAAAGTACAAAGCTTGCCTTGATATTGAAGATATTAATCTGACCCCCAGAACTAGAAGCCACTAGCTAAATAGTTTGCCTAGCAACAAACAACAGTGGTAACAACTCTGAGAAGAGATTTTCGCATGACTGAAATTCTCAAACAATTATTAAATTGACCCTTTATTTTAAGATAGCATAGAGCATAGAAATGAAAGGCAATTCATGATTTACTCATGAACCACACTTTAGAACTGCTAaagaaacactttttttttttctttttttttataaaaaaaaccttCCCAGAAATTCCAAATACAAGTTTAGATTGTGATTTCATTGGTGGGCTTTAAGACCCAGTGTCCACATGCCACAAGAGGTACTAGAATCATAAAGTAAGCAAATTACTAAAAACAGAAAAAACCAAGCCCTATGACTAGAACCCCTCCCTCACCAGATTTTAAACCCCTAATCAGTGACTTTTCTTTCAATCCAACACCAAACACTTGAGATCAACAAACTAAATTATCAAACCACTATCACCAATATAAGTTTATGACTATAACCtatatatgtatgtttatgtactaaaacaatatataaaagtCAATGTATGTAAATATGACAATGAAAAGCAGAAGATATAAATTTGCCTTGAGTCATTAAAAGATGCTGTAACAAGCATTGATGGATAACATGCATCACAAGTAACGTTATCATAAGGAGAATAAACTTCaaagtatgtatatatacatataacaaCAATCTACTTCACTGGATCAAAACATTGACAACTAGATGGTAAAACATTTCGCTTTAAGGGCGACCCTTCAAAAACCCCACTTGTTAGCATAGTTGATTTTTTCTCATCTTTTGTCTTAGtgtatttttatatagatataATTGTTTCTGTTATATGTATTTCTTGTTggcatattttataaaaaaaagtaattgatgattatcttttttttatttgtcaaacattattaagaaaacaaaaacacgCCTTGATCACAAGAACATTCAATTTAGATAAAGGTTTTTCGTGAGGCACAAAATTTGCCTTTAACAGCTAAAACAATATTAACATGTGTTTATTAcataacttaaaagaaaaaaaaaaaaaaaaaaaaaaaaaaaaaaccttgcaaaTGTGTGGTACCAAATTGACTAAAGCTACGGTAATACCACCAGTGCTCCCTCTAAAATTGGTATTCCATGGGTTTAATTTCTATACAGCAACCCATCCTAGAACCTCTAAAAGAGGATTTCTTGATACCCAATGAACACAAGGAAGAGCTAGACTTCCAGGTATTAATCTTCCAAAATTTAAAGGACAGGACCCATCAACATAAATTTGCAataaaaatgagtttaaaataaacttattattatttgcaGTAGAGCATTTGAGCAGCTAATagctttaatttaaaattaacttACATGAAAAAGAGATGCCAAATCATGAAAGCCATCTTCCCTCTTGTTGGTTATTCTTAGGAAAACATTAACCTGAAGCACATACATAGACCACTAAATTCAACATATAAATTGAGAAGCACAAAACTTAGCACAGTTTCTTAGGTGTTGTACCTTAGAACATACATAGGCCACCATATTCAACCATGTGGTTGCATAGACCAATGAACCCATGGTTGAACTTAATTGTCTTCGAAAAAGATTACACTGGTTTTGTTGTATTGGATAACACAACCTCATGATTGAGTTTAATTGGGCACCTAAGTTTTAACGTCTAAAGAACTGAAGCTAAGTTTTCCTGAAACCGAAATGCCTCAAAAGTTGAATTCAAACAATGGAAGGTGATTACCTTGCAAGGTGAGAAGAGAGTCAGCCTTGAAAGGGGTGCTTCCTTGTCCACTTCATCTGCTAACTTATTTATCCTTTCTTTGGGATTATATACTACCTAATTACCCCAGCAACTAACCCACAatttaataaatgaataaaaataaaaataaaaaaataacttgaatGAAAGCATGATAACAATAGTGATGAAAGAAAACACTTCTACTTGTCTTCTTGTGGGAGTGTTTGAATCAGAAACCATGGCTCCGACTCTTTTTGAACTGTGAGTTTGAGTGAAAATAAGATGACCCATTTGGCTTAAATAAAGAGAGATGGCTCTGGCTCTGGCTCTGGCTCTTCTTAGAGGAATTGTAAGAAGAGAACAACATATTAAAAATCTCTTAGCTAGTACAGTCAATTCGCATCTATTAAGAATCTCACCCAACATATTAACCTAACCCCTTTGATACCCAAATACATTCGCCGTAACACAACAACATTCTTCTCATTTCACAACCTTATTCTTCCTAAAACCTTTTCCgccaaaaaattccaaaaccctttctcatttttctttccaaaacaGATAAATAACAACTCGATGcaatccaaaaaatatttttttaaaaaaattgaccatTAAATACAACACCAACAGTACCAAAAATTGACCACACGCATCCTCAACCatagcttatcaaaaaaaaaagtttcttcaCTCCATATTACATCAACTCCCACTTATCAATTTTTCACATGAGCAATCTATAAATGTCAATTTCATTAGAGCCTTGGCAGAACATAaatcaccaccaaaaaaaaaaaaaaaaaaaaaaaaaaaatgaaaaacctaAAGGACCATGATTAATGATTTGATCTCAAATAGCAAaacaataagaaattaaaaattaaaaatcctaaAACTATTTTCTAGAGATCTGATTGCTGAGTTCAATCAAATTCcatgaatgagagagagagagagataatgacATACTTGATTAAGTGGGGGCCTCCTCCAAATGCCTCTCAGATTTTTATGGGTACAAAACCCTCGAACTCTCTAGCGGTATACAGG
This genomic window contains:
- the LOC126694172 gene encoding 4-diphosphocytidyl-2-C-methyl-D-erythritol kinase, chloroplastic-like isoform X2 — encoded protein: MLGEILNRCELTVLAKRFLICCSLLTIPLRRARARARAISLYLSQMGHLIFTQTHSSKRVGAMVSDSNTPTRRQVEVVYNPKERINKLADEVDKEAPLSRLTLFSPCKVNVFLRITNKREDGFHDLASLFHFGS
- the LOC126694172 gene encoding 4-diphosphocytidyl-2-C-methyl-D-erythritol kinase, chloroplastic-like isoform X1; amino-acid sequence: MLGEILNRCELTVLAKRFLICCSLLTIPLRRARARARAISLYLSQMGHLIFTQTHSSKRVGAMVSDSNTPTRRQVEVVYNPKERINKLADEVDKEAPLSRLTLFSPCKVNVFLRITNKREDGFHDLASLFHVERNLYDD